Part of the Chlamydia muridarum str. Nigg genome is shown below.
ATAGAGGCAATAATAGGCTCTTTTCTCGGGAACTTCGCTCAAGCTAGAGTAGCATTCTGATAAAAGAGGAGGATCATGGACGCACCGGTAGATAAATTTCTGCAGCAGCAGGAATATCCTTATGGATTTGTTACTCCTGTAGAATCTGAGGGATTAGCACCAGGTATTAGTGAAGAACATATAGAACGATTGGTGCATTTACGGGGAGAGCCAAAATTTTTGTTAGATTTTCGTTTAAAAGCTTTTCGTCTGTGGCAAAAGATGGAGGAACCGAAATGGGCTCGCCTTCATTATGCTCCGATTTCCTATGATGAAATGGTGTATTTTTCGGCGCCTAAATCTAAAAAACCCTTAGGGAAATTAGAAGATGCCGATCCAGAGCTTCTCGAGACGTTTAAAAGATTAGGCATTCCTATTGATGAGCAAAAAAGATTGCTTAATGTGCAAGATGTCGCGATGGATTTAGTTTTTGATTCCGTGTCCATAGGAACGACCTTCAAAAAAACTTTAGAGGAAGCTGGCGTAATTTTTTGTTCATTGCGTGAGGCTATTCATAACTATCCCGATTTAGTGAAACGTTATTTGGGATCTGTGGTTCCTGCTCGAGACAATTTTTTTGCGGCATTAAATTCTGCGGTCTTCAGCGATGGCTCATTTGTTTATATTCCTAAGGGCGTACGATGCCCAATGGAAATATCTACCTATTTTAGAATCAATGATAAAGAATCTGGCCAATTTGAGAGGACCCTGATCATTGCTGAGGATGATGCTTATGTAAGTTATCTGGAAGGTTGTACTGCTCCTGCTTTTTCTTCTCACCAATTACATGCAGCTGTTGTTGAGTTAATAGCGAATAATCGTTCCACTATCCGCTATTCAACAGTTCAGAATTGGTATCCTGGGGATCGCAACACAGGAGAAGGTGGGATTTATAATTTTGTTACGAAACGAGGGCTTTGTGCAGGAAAGCAATCTAAAATTTCCTGGTCACAAGTTGAAGTGGGTGCAGCGATCACTTGGAAATACCCGAGCTGTATTTTAAGGGGAGAGAATAGTGTAGGGGAATTCTATTCCATAGCCTTGACTAATGGGAAGATGCAAGCAGATACAGGAACAAAAATGTTACATATTGGCAAGGGTTCTTCTTCAACTATAGTTTCGAAGGGAATTTCCGCTGACGAATCGCATAATACTTTTAGAAGTTTAGTTTCTATTTCTCCACAAGCTGTGGGAAGTTGTAACTATACGCAATGCGATTCTATGCTTGTTGGAGAGCTTTGTGGAGCTTACACAGATCCTCAAATTCTAGTTCACAATGGAGAAAGTTGCGTAGAGCATGAAGCAGCAACTTCTAAATTACGGGAAGAACAACTTTTCTATTTGCGTAGTCGGGGATTCGATACAGAAGAGGCTGTGAGTTTAGTCGTACATGGTTTCTGTAAAGAAGTTATAGAGTTATTGCCTTTGGAATTTGCTCGAGAAGCAACAAAGTTATTAATGATTAAATTAGAAAATAGTGTGGGCTAGAAATGCTTCATCTATACGATTTACACGTGTGTTGTGAAGAAAAAAAGATTTTGGAAGGGTTGTCTTTGTCTATTCGCCCAGGAGAACTCCATATCATTATGGGGCCTAATGGAGCAGGGAAATCCACGTTAGCTAAAGTTCTGTCTGGGGATGACAGTGTAGAGGTAGCTTCAGGGAGGATGACTTTATCGGGAAGCGACTTAATTGAGATGTCTCCGGAGAAAAGGGCTCATGCAGGGATGTTCATTAGTTTTCAACATCCTCCAGAAATTCCCGGAGTCAATAATCGTCTTTTTTTAAAAGAGGCTTGTAATGCTTGTAGAAAAGCTCGTAATCAAGAGGTGTTGGAAGATTCTGCTTTCAATGAGTTGCTTGCGAGTTTAGAAGAAACTTATGGATTCCCAGGATTTCATTTTTTCCCTGATAGAAATGTCAATGAAGGGTTTTCAGGGGGAGAGAAAAAAAAGAACGAACTTTGGCAAATGTTGATCTTGGAACCCAAAATGGTTGTGCTAGATGAACCCGACTCAGGGCTTGATGTAGATGCCCTGAAGGGCATTTGCTCTGTTGTACAAACCTATCGACGTAAACATCCTGAAACTGCCTTTTGCATTGTGACTCATAATCCGAGACTCGGGGATCTTCTTCACCCTGATCATGTACACATCCTTTTGAATGGGAGAGTTGTTTTTTCCGGGGATATGCATCTCATGGAGGAGCTAGAAAGAAAGAGTTATCAAGAATTGTTGGATGTTGTTACCCGGGAGTAAGCTATGAGGGGAACTTATCAGCAAAGGCTAATTCATCCTAATGAGCGATTACTAGAAGCGCTCAGTTCTTTATGGGGCAAATATCAACGTGATCATGTATTTCGAGATGCCTGTTCTTGGCTACGCGAGATTCCTCAGGGAACAAACCCATGGATCTATTGTCTAGGAGGGAGTGAGTTTTTTACTCCTTTTTCTGATCAGAAATCAGCCGATTGCGTATTTGTGAATGGGTATTTTGTGCCCTCTTTGTCTAAGCTGCCTTCGGGTATTCTTGTGGCGCCTTTATGTGAGGCACGAGCTTTTTTTCAGAAGAAACAAGATAAAGATCCATTAGAAAAAGCACACTCTTTGCTTCGCGGAGAAGAGGGGACAGTCATTTACATCCCTGAGGGGCAAAAGTTTGAAGCTCCTCTTGTCGTGCATCACCACTACGTAGGTAGTGAAGAAAACGATTATAAAAAAATGAGTGCGCCTTACTTTGTTTTTATTTTAGGGAAAGGAGCGTCTATATCCATAGAAATGGAAACCATGACAATTCCGCAGAATTTCCATCTCTTTGGGCAAACGCTTGGTTTCCTTGGGGAGGAGGCAGAGCTTATTTTGACTGTAAAATCTTTCCCTAAAGGGACTGAGAGAGTGGTTTGGTCTCATCATGTAGAGGTGGAACGCAAAGGAGCTTGTGCTGTTGTCCAAGAAATGCGTTCTATGGGGAAGGGATGGTTTCGAAATGCTTTTTCTCTTAGAGGAGAATCTGCACATGGAGAATCTTTAGTTAAGGTTTTGGGTGGAGATTGTTTGGGAGTGCATAACACGATGTATCATGATGCACGAGCAACTTCTTCTCGCCAAAACATTCGTTCCATATTAGATGAGGGATATTTTGCTTTTGAAGGAGGAATCCATATTAGCCCTCAAGGCACTTTGTCTAATGCTTATCAGAAGCACGATACTTTGTTATTAAGTAATCGTGCTTCTGCAGCAACTTTTCCTCGATTAGAAATTTTAACCGATGATGTGAAAGCCTCTCATGGGGCAACAGTAGGCTCTTTGAATGCGCATCTTCTTACTTATCTTCGCTCTAGAGGTTTTAGCTTGATGGATGCTAAGCAAACTTTGCAGAAAAGTTTTTTAGCATTGGATATAGAGAAAACGTATTTCCCAAAACTGAAAGACTTGGATCTTTAACGATGTACAATGTGAAAGAAGACTTCCCCATTTTTAGGAATCAGAAAGATCCGTATATTTATTTAGATTCTGCAGCCACTACACATAAGCCTCAG
Proteins encoded:
- the sufB gene encoding Fe-S cluster assembly protein SufB; this encodes MDAPVDKFLQQQEYPYGFVTPVESEGLAPGISEEHIERLVHLRGEPKFLLDFRLKAFRLWQKMEEPKWARLHYAPISYDEMVYFSAPKSKKPLGKLEDADPELLETFKRLGIPIDEQKRLLNVQDVAMDLVFDSVSIGTTFKKTLEEAGVIFCSLREAIHNYPDLVKRYLGSVVPARDNFFAALNSAVFSDGSFVYIPKGVRCPMEISTYFRINDKESGQFERTLIIAEDDAYVSYLEGCTAPAFSSHQLHAAVVELIANNRSTIRYSTVQNWYPGDRNTGEGGIYNFVTKRGLCAGKQSKISWSQVEVGAAITWKYPSCILRGENSVGEFYSIALTNGKMQADTGTKMLHIGKGSSSTIVSKGISADESHNTFRSLVSISPQAVGSCNYTQCDSMLVGELCGAYTDPQILVHNGESCVEHEAATSKLREEQLFYLRSRGFDTEEAVSLVVHGFCKEVIELLPLEFAREATKLLMIKLENSVG
- the sufC gene encoding Fe-S cluster assembly ATPase SufC — its product is MLHLYDLHVCCEEKKILEGLSLSIRPGELHIIMGPNGAGKSTLAKVLSGDDSVEVASGRMTLSGSDLIEMSPEKRAHAGMFISFQHPPEIPGVNNRLFLKEACNACRKARNQEVLEDSAFNELLASLEETYGFPGFHFFPDRNVNEGFSGGEKKKNELWQMLILEPKMVVLDEPDSGLDVDALKGICSVVQTYRRKHPETAFCIVTHNPRLGDLLHPDHVHILLNGRVVFSGDMHLMEELERKSYQELLDVVTRE
- the sufD gene encoding Fe-S cluster assembly protein SufD, which translates into the protein MRGTYQQRLIHPNERLLEALSSLWGKYQRDHVFRDACSWLREIPQGTNPWIYCLGGSEFFTPFSDQKSADCVFVNGYFVPSLSKLPSGILVAPLCEARAFFQKKQDKDPLEKAHSLLRGEEGTVIYIPEGQKFEAPLVVHHHYVGSEENDYKKMSAPYFVFILGKGASISIEMETMTIPQNFHLFGQTLGFLGEEAELILTVKSFPKGTERVVWSHHVEVERKGACAVVQEMRSMGKGWFRNAFSLRGESAHGESLVKVLGGDCLGVHNTMYHDARATSSRQNIRSILDEGYFAFEGGIHISPQGTLSNAYQKHDTLLLSNRASAATFPRLEILTDDVKASHGATVGSLNAHLLTYLRSRGFSLMDAKQTLQKSFLALDIEKTYFPKLKDLDL